The genomic DNA GTTTCTTCTAACGATCGTTTAGCTTGCAAAACTAACTTTGGACTAACCATTCTAGATAACTGACTGGTTTGAGTTcaggaaaatttacaaaattgaagtgttcaaagtttcatcAAAGGTTTATTGAATTCACACAaattactacatgtatatcttcAGTTACCAAAGACTTTGATTTTATGACATATCAGTTATACTaaatattatatatcaaatatttggaATACAAAAGTGCCTAGCTGGAAAATTCTACAAGTATATCGGTGGTGTCAATCCAAATCTCCGTAACTGGAATTTTATCATGAAAACTATTTCCTAATAAGCGGTAtatacaaaagaaacaaaacgGTACACTGGACTCTGTATTTACAGTTACGGGTTTTAAACAACTTCAAAAACGGCGTATTTTAGTCAGCCATATTGtttggtggtctagtggtaacatacttgactgtcaatccagaggacTTTGGTTCGAATCCCGATTCCGACAGTGGAAATTTCATCGATACTTATGTGTATCTCCCACCTACCCAGAGGCTAGTCTAGTTTTCCCGCGGCTTCCCGTATATCGGCCCTTATACcaggcatgttaaagaaccagattgtctaggttaagttagccggacatgtctgtatctaaaacATGTCTCTCTATGTGTTATGGGGGCTTTCTCTATCGCTGTATCTCTGGCCTGTATTGGTAGGGGATGAATTGCATAAAATCCTGTAAGTGCACATTAGCCATATAACCAAAGTTCTAGAACTGATATAACACACGCTATATCTAACGCTCTATCTCGTTCTACGGAAGGAAAAATGTTGACTTTATTCGCATATGGCACACATATACTTCATACATTTGACAAAACACATCATTTATTGATCATATTAAataaaatcaacataatttaattgcatttaaaaagCAGATCGTGTTCTGTGTTTTTCTGTCCAGTTGGAACTATTTCAGAGAAATGTTGCCGTATCACAGACTCCGCAAAATGTTTTTAGCATTAGCCGGTTCAAAAAATACTAAATGAACTTGTATCTCTATATAATCATAGTGTAACTTATTCTCTTCTAATAAGTTATTAATAAAtcgtgggggcctccgtggccgctgacttcaaatcttgTCTCTCAttgatatgggttcgagcctcactcggggcgtggaaatcttcatgtaaggaagccatccagctggcttacggagggtcggtagttctacccaggtgcccgctcgtgattaaataatgcacggaggggcacttggggtcttcctcctccataaaagctggaaagtcgccatatgacctataactgtgtcggtgcgacgatatacccaacaaaataaataaataaataattaaatgtgATAGTACTATAAAAAGGGTTGGGCCTCAATAACAGATTGAAGTAGATGCCATTATGCACTACCcatgaaaataattgtttttaccATTTTACTTGAAGAAAGCGTGCAAATTACTGGGGGATGGATTTGCGCTTTTCGTTCTTTGTCTTTTAAGAGATCATTTAAATGGGAAATTTGGTGTACTTTTTGTTGCCTGTATTTATTGAGATTGTCGCTCCTTCTACAAATATCATCTAAACTGACTGTTGACgtaatagttttgttttgttgatttctaaaatattagTATTTCAGTCTTGTCAGTTAAAGTGGAAGGCGACGTGGTCCGAATGGTCATTTTGTCTGCTACAAGAGTATTTACCATGAAACCATTTAAGGCAGTGGaagaattttaaaaatggctTTAAATGAGGAAGTTATGAACGTTTTCTTTTTTATCGTAATGTCATCCATAACATTTCCATAATTTCCATGGCAACGTTAACAAAAATGGCGGAATTAATCTATGTTTGAATATTTAGCCAAACTGTTTTTCTTTAGTTTTGTAAAACGTATTTACCAGAACGAAACAAATTACCTtgctctactctttttttttaaactcagaAAACTATAAACTAATCATAATTATTAAGCAGCGCCTAAACATTATCATAAACAGTAAAATAGCTTCCTCCATGCTAACCATTTCTAAAACTTTTCTAAAGTGACCCAATTGGtaaaatttgtataaatgttGATTGGCTGAATGGtggtttttatataaaatcaaatcctaaagtttctattcaataatttaaaatgttcctggattcatctttttttttttttggtacttttaCCCTTCCATAGAAACAGCATTTACTACCAGCTATCGCGCGATCAAGGTTTGACATGTGGCCGATCTGGAAACAAATGAAAAGTCCTTTTCTCCCAGTTTCATATTTGCCAGTTCATGAGTAGTGTGAAGTTTTGTAACGGCACCGCCATCTTATTATGGACGTCAAATCACTTTATAATGTTAGTCTACGGGAAATCATAAAATcctgatttttaacttcattttaaattttaaaaacaatatgaaaaacatGTCTAGATATGTCCAGATATGTAAACCTTCTCTATCAACAATGCCATTTTTGACAGTTTTACATACAGTATATATAAATTACCGGAGGCAGCAAAATTTGGTGAGGCagacttttaaatttgaaattcatgACTCATTTTAAACTGTTGATTAACAGAGTATATACTGcggaatcatttaatttcgtgggaaTGAAATTTTGGGGTATGGTCAAAGCGACTATTTCGTGGGACATAATTCGTTGATTTCAACTTTTAGATAGAACattaataccgtgttcacactagcagatcggttttatttttatcaggcactaattggctataattggtatttgacatttaaaacccatcaaaatataatctagtttgcgtccacactaggcaaagaaatgtggtttaaatatatacaagcaatgttggaagtaaacaaatattttgcaataagcaaaaaaggttacaaagaaggaggatgacagaaacaagaaggagtcatcaatgtttaaacttttgtGTTCATCTAAAaaattctgttcattccatctatggtcaattttgagcatcagcatgactccatattgcaatttaatgtttttgcttcatcaacactccaattacttttgccagccatagcaccagttgtttgatacaaaagagaaacacatggtattcttcagccaaaaggtaagatctggggatttgggattgtaaaaccagttataactcacatttgcgttcacacttgtaaaataatgtagtattactttttaatatagtattaaaaccacctcccgaggtggttttaatgctacattacagaaaccacttgacctttacataattcacgttttacaccacatatagtgtggacgcaaacgagtttaaaaaataaacccaagttaatgtaggattaaaagcGTAGTCTGAACGCGGTATAAGTATTTTACCGCACATGAGCCTACGCGTagattattactataaatagaaagtgCAAAACGGAGGGATGAAATGCTATTGAAACAGTCGCAGTTGAATACTGCTGCTTGGTTTAAGCATGTAAGCGCTGGTATTCTCCACCAGTCGAATTGGTTTAGAAAACCAATAACGTGGAGAAGTTATCGTAATATTAAATGACATATTTAGTCTTGATTCACGTTGCAAATTCATTTTTCTGTGGACGGTCGGTCTAGCATTCTTTAGGTAACCTGGTCgtaacatgattttttttctgttttcaccTGTTGAACCAAAGAAAGCTTTTCTCACTAGCTAAATAAAGCTTAGGCGAATTCATGCagtatcaaagaaaatatcttCAATGAAAGTGTAAATGActatattttacatgtaaaagcaTTATAAAAGGTCTTAACacatttgtttaaagattttcgCATTGAGACATAAAGGGGATAGCCTCGAGAAAACAtaggaaaaagaaaatttaaagataataatGCTATATGTCTTAAGATGGCTTTGAAatttagttactgacagattatttGTTATGGAAAGACATGGAAATTAATTGTTTATGctactttttttcaatttaaaattaaaaagcgttTGGTTTCTGATTGGGTTTAGAAGATAAAATGATTGAATAAACGTGCGGAAAGAACGAATTCTTCCGTTATGTATTAGTAAACATGGAATGATGTTTTTATTTCCAGGGCAATCCGGGTTCGACTTTAGACACAGACATTTGTTTCTTGATTAAACTTCTTTTAGAAACAAAGTCTAGAAACAagaactcatgttctaatgtttatAGTACAAATGATGTATgatcaaatttcaattttttaaaaaagactatTTCAGACAAATCTAGTTTCCAGTCCCGTTAATTTGTGTTTTCATGCAGTAATAGAATCTTCTAGAATAAGTGAATGAATTTGACCAGTGGTTACCGATGTGCCATTTACACTTTCTCTATTGTAGAAGAAACATACATCAAATGCACCACAGGAAATCTTCTGTTTGCCATTATTGCCGCTATATGTTTGTGCGCCTTTCAACAAAGTACGTATTGTATATTCCTTTCCTGGTTCAACTGTGTAGGGTTGATCAAATAGCACATCCTCAACGTACTTCGACTGCTCATACTCTATCCTAAGATCACTTCTAGATGCTAAAGTAGAAGTTCCAACTTTTAAACTAACTTCTCCCTCTACCGTTCCTGTCGAACTCGGCGCAAGCAAACTCACACCTAAAAGTCTAGATTTACTGGACACTTTAAAGTTAATTGCATCTGGAGCCCCAGCATAATTCCAAAAGCTGGTGTAGCTTAAATCGAATCTTGACAACTTTAAGACTCGTTTACGTTTAGTATTACGAAATCGATGTAGCAGCGTTTTAGTGTCGACACCTGCTAAACTTTGAAAAACACTGACCTTTTCTTCTGGTGTTAAAATGTCTTCTACGGCTACATGTTTTGCAAATGTTTCAAACGACATTGTAGGGAACCTTATAGAATATACTAATTCCCCTAGTTCCTTTCTTAGTTCAGTTTCGGGATATTCCTGTTTCTTGCACTTTTGTTTCTGCTGCTCAACTGCCCATCTCTTGCATGTATCgtagatatttaattcatcagcATTGAGATTATCCGATTCGATAATTTTCTGAAGAATTTCTTTTGGTAGAGAAAAAAATCCATCGGATTTTAGTACGTTGTCTCCATTCGCAAATATAAACTTAAGACATTTTTGTTCCAGTTCACTTTCATCAAACGTGTGTGCATGATGTAGTATGACACAGACATTGTCGATGGAGAGTTGGGTATTTAAGTAATCTTTACATTTCTCTGTAAGACGGCTGATTTCGTATTTCTTCGCACTGTATAAAAGGGACATGGCATTCTCTTCGTTTATTGTGCTGTCTTCGGTATAAATGAACCtgtaaaatagaacaaaaatcaTATTATCTTAAtataaatggaatatttttgtttacttatgcAAAATATGCCTTAACCAGCAGGTTCTGATATCAATATATGCACAGTATATTGTTACCTTAAAGTGTTACCAAAGTGTTTATGTTTTGTCTCTCAGATTCTTACTCAAAATACCTgataacatgtgaaatttcaaatgagaaaaaaaaaacatgaaataatatttactgcctttcagaaaaaaatatacaagtttgctcaaattaaattataaaaattctaTTTAGGAAGATAATACGTGGGgcattcaatatgtaatgttactccatatgtagttccgtaaccgctggttatttttagatgcggttttcggcacattatagagctaTTTATTGGGAATACAAtgctatataattataaaaatcggcaggttcaaagtaaaaatataatcattttagtgaagTGTACTCAGGTACACTGGACCATAactataatttaggtttgtcctgggcatccagagtcttagaaaaatagaataacttgtaaaatcgcaaaattctatcatttttctacgagggacagcaatttgtgatgcgtttgcgttcgttttaaactatttattgcatttttaattttacaacacaactaaaaaatctaaactcgaggttggtTCCATCttgaatgggtgttgagagcaattaatcaaagttgtaagaactagtttcgcaatcgagaattaagatactagtatcaacttaaaatacaagatttttttaatcgatgattatcgcgcctgacaaaattgcagaggcttattatactcaccttatcatttttcgagtaaaaatatacaaactcaatttaaaactgttataaacttttttattttagttttcatatgtttttgtgaagatcatgatttgttttatctgtttaaattgaaaattgagctatagttctagttgttgaatagtagaatcaaggaattgcatattacaatctcaatattttggacataaaattgtccagtatacccgagtacacctcactcaaatgattatatttttactttgaatctaccaatttttataatttatataacattgtgttgccaataaattgctctataatgtgctgaaaaccgcattttaaaataacaagcggttacggaactacatacagagtaacattacatattgaacgcccctcgtatagcGCAAAGTTTTTTCATACATACCGTAATAATGCTCGGAATATCTCGGGTTCTATATCTGGAACGTGTATGGTATTACTTGACTCTGCGAGTGAACCACAGAACGTAGCATAGAACACTGGACTTCTGTTCGCAAAGATAAACTTGTGAGCTTTCACTTCTTCTTTCTTTTCATTCCCCACCAAGAAAGTGACGTCACAAAGCGTGCCATCTTGAAACGTGCGCCAGTTTGTCTGTTCAAATGATCTTTCCGTTTGCCAAGCTGTAGAACTTGCCATTTTAAATTAGCCACAGAAAATCTACAAAATTGAAAACTATGCAAACGTTATGTCAATTTTTTATTGGATTTACTAAGACTTCTACACCACAGGGGCAGGTAACAAACGGTTTGGGTTACTATATAACAATACCTGTAGTATTTAGAGGCCATTTTCTCCAAAATGTTTGATACCGTCCACTGTACTTTACACAATATCAGATCGGGTATTCTGAATTAGTCTAAAATACGCGTCACTTTAAACGTTTTACACCTGAAGAAAATAGTTATTTTTGTAGACTTTAACTAATACAtacattgttgggggcagtgcGTTTGTGCAGCAAAACATATTATGGATTacattgcatcttttatgctacaagaagatgttattatgaaagaaacaagacgcagataccagatgtcaatctgcgcataTATGTCCCTggtaaagcatttcaaaaataaaaatcatgtattcaCAGCAcgtgcacacgatttttctcccgttaatacaagGGTAGTGAAAAATgtagttttttatgcaagaatgaacaTTTATGTATGCTAAATGTGCATCTATTAACTTTTGTTTTTCCGGCGGGTTCGTACAGTGCCGAAATAAGCACCAATTgtagttgtttttttaattagttAGGCTCGGCATTGTTTATATAAGTGCAACAATTTTTTGCTTGCAGTATGCAGAAGCACGAGAATAGGAGAAAATCAAATAAACGTACCGCCTACTTTCGATATAGATTTGTCTATTCAAGATTCAATATCTCACTTCGGTTTATAGACCGACTGTTATCAATGGCGTTATCAATGAATCATGATAAATAACTTTTCGTGACCTTGATATGactatacaaaaatgtatgaccTTTATTGACTTTACTTCGTGACAAACGCAACACATCTCTTTTCTATATACCTTCGTTGTTGAAAATTTTCGGAGTCTTTAGCCAAAAAACAGCTACAGTATTTCAAGATTTGTaagtttaaacaattaaaaatatctATGTTCGCTGAAGTTTCTCTTGGCGAATTCGCACAGCCACGAAATCCTCAAGAATAGTTCCATgcgaatatcaatgatttcatgGTATTTTACAGGCTATGAATATGTCATAAACCAGGTGTCAGCATGCAAGGAAGGGCACGTAGGTCTTCCTTCACCgtcaaaagctggaatgtcgcgtTACGAGCGCTGATCTATAATTACCGAAACAATTCTTCTAATACTTTCAAACAGCAATATAGCACATTGAAAATTCTACTGAATATACTTTTACATATTATCTACCCTTAACTTGATGGAAAATTTGCTATTGCTGGCAATCAATCCCCTTTCGGTCATCGTTGTCACAAGCAAATGCTGAAGCGGGACAGGTCAAAATATAATTAGTCCCTATAGAATTCAAATGCATATAAAATTAAAGATCCGCGGAGACATTTGCGCAACATGTATGTCAATATGCAATACATACGAACTTTCGACAACTTATAAATGATTATTAGATATACATACTAATCTTGCCTATCAAGAATTGAGATATTAAGACATCAAAACCCTTTTGAAATAATGTGAAAGCGGTTATTTTCTAAGCTAGGTAATATATCCGCATGTACTctgtacataattatttattatacatgtataggagagatcgtgtttgtatacaaatccgttgtattttctagtTTTAGAACTGATACTTAGACATCGATTGGGTGGACAGACGCCAAACGTCCATGTTTTtcgtaaaaagtgatgtttttttctaacggcttaagcTTTCTagaaacacaaattatatcaataatttttgatcaatggaaagcttataaaacCAGCCACTTACTGTTTAGAAATGAAAAAGATTAATTATGAAGgcttaacttacatttttttctaaaagttttgaacaccACTACcccgcttttaaaattaaatgtcatttaaaactgttattcttttaaagaagatatttgaatacaaaaatatgaaaaaatgtatttcaaaactttttaaattttgaaaatccataaataagCGTAACagttattcaaaaaataaatattccgatcccatacacaaacgatgtaaaaacattgttttgtccaccaccagataaacagatgtcaCGGCGATCTTTCTAGCAACACTATTTCACATCGTGTAAACATGGCTTAACCCAGCCTATACCTATAAgaattgtgatgtcagaaaaatgaattattgtataataacACAAAGTTTTCGGTCTCTGattttttgttcaataaaatatctatttatctatataataaacctatctacattttgaaatgtttgtgaaaaatatattgtattagcaaaaacattaaatatctGATATTTCGAATCACCATACTTTTTTCCTGTTCTGTTCTGCACcaaataattgtttatttataagcTGTGCATCACCTTGAACATTCAACAGTGTTACCCGTTCAAAATGCCATGCACTCGTGTCAGTTAATCTAGATTATTTTATATGGCAGCGTCGTCCTGGAGCCAGCAGAGATTTGATATTGTCTTACGTAGGAGTTAGCATCCTACGTCGGAGTTAGTATCCCTTAAGTAGGAGTAGGCCCTAAATGTCTCCTACGTGGGACATACTATCTCcaacgtaggacttagtatctcctacgtaggagctAGTATCTCCTatagtatctcctatgtaggagttagtatctcctacctACATAGGAGATTTTAAATATAACGTAGAGTTAGAATCTCTTATTTAGGACTTATAGTTTCTCCTACGTAGGAATTAGTATTTCCTATGTAAGACCTAGTATTTCTACGTATCCCCTACGTAGGACTAAGTATCTCCTACGGTAGAAGTTAGTGTCTCTTACGTGAGAGTTAGTATATCTAAGTCTTACGCAGGACATACTACGTCCTGCACAGGAGATACAGAGTCATACGTATAGTATGTCCTAGGTAAGAGATACAAACTCGTAGGTATGAAATACtaagtcctacataggagatactaagCAATTTAAAGGTCTACTCAGGAATGTTGCACATGTTGAAGCATTAGTCCCATTAACTAGTTCGGAATACCTGAGTACACTACAGTCAATGTTGacatatttacattaataaaacataattatatttatagacGTTCAAGTTTATGGAGTAAAATCCCCAAGATCCACAAATCTTTATCTAAATAATCAGGATAGGAGAAAATCAATTAAGCTTACCTTTAAAACCCTTAGctactttcgatttcaatatTTGtctataggctgaacaccactgaatccggctgttctttatttcatataaaatccacttactttataacggtttttcgacattttctagcatttcAGAGACTTAATATGtttccataaagaactatatcgttactttagaaaaacaaaaagaaaaggggatgtTCACTTTATATAAGAATTACAGTTCGTTAAATTCTCTGCTCGAGACATTGCCATTTTACTTAGCATGCAATACGAACACACCGACTTCGACAGAATGCTaggtgatacatactgaaacgcggtagagtaaaagaaaacacgatgctattgcgaaagggcacgaggaaaggGAAAAGATTAGTACAATTCATATTTGGACTACtttggtagtgatctgcctataagaaaacaaatgtttattttttttcaagaatcagCATCCATTCTAAAGGCACACCTATTTCACAATAATCTGCCTAGTTTCGGTGCAAAGTATTGAGAAAATCGAGAGaacttagcatttattacaggtCACCCCCGTTAAAAGATACGCGAAATTTAGCCGTGCGCAAGCAATATCTCAAATTGTATTATATTGTTCATGCAATTTTGATTCAAGATCCATTTGATCGTTAAAATTATTGgtattttcattcagaaaaatgctaatttcaataacatttagaCATTTGCAGTGCTATAAtgtgaaaaaatgtcataaaatcgaccaaaaatgggaccacctggtcgaaaattatgtatacatgtaaataccaAAAATACAAGGAATTTAAGAGTTTTCAGACATTTGTAACCATTTTgcataaacaatttacttttaacGTTTGTTCAATATTTTCTAGCATACCAGACTTTCAAAGACTTATGttccataaagaactatatcgctactttagaaaaacgaaaagaaaagggggtgttaacgtgttaacttttatataagaagaCTACTATTCGATAAATACAACCCGTTGAaattactccttttcgcttctttcaagttctcttttcgagacattaaattcttatgCCGCCaattttacctagcatgcgataagAACatcattgtgtacactacggtagcgctttcatactgtcgcactgacctgtgtactttcgctcggggcattatgagtaagaactattttcaacatgGAGTCGTAAACAAGGAGGTGAAAGtgtgctttgcatttttagctgaatattcaccattgttgtttccagagtatgattaattctagtgtatccattttagtatcatttaaaatgatgaaTTTAAGTTATCTGCAGTTGTGCAAATCGATTCTTACATGAAAACGGCATCGTTTAGCTTGTTTAcctgcaaaattgtacatgtatatttctgtacagctttttgattgtttgtttcgggtttaaagccgtttttcaacagtatttcagtcatgttacgccggggagttaacctaaccagtgttcctgatttctgtaccagtacaaacctgttctctacaagtaactgcaaacttctccgcatgaatcggaggtggagaacaatttttttcaaacacaaatcTTGTTTATCAAAAGCCGCAAAGAACAttagccccgcccgaggatcgaactcacgatccgtagatctacgcgctacctactgagctgtacatgtacatcattcATTGTACGAAAGTACAATAGTATTGAACGTACCATTTTCGAATTCAGTATaactataaattgaaataatgctaatcatacattttttttattttttgcaggacTAATTTCCAAAGTATCAGTTCGATGTAGTCCAGTAAGGCTAAATGTACATTCTAGTCAGAAATGGTCCAGACTTAAAAGGCTAATTACAAGATGCacactttgttttcttgtattgtaatcttgttttgttaattgatattttttctatacaaatttgAATAAACAGTTGATAATTAGTACGAGTTTATATGATATCGGAATAGTAAAAATCTTATTCAATAAAGATTTCTCagcttgcttcaaaattgtaaaaaatctcAGAATTTATTTCCCGGTGAGAACAGTCAGTGacaggtagctcagttggttagAGCACCCCAGACATAGAAGTACAATGTCATGGGGAGGTctcaggttcgaatcctgacCTGGCACTTGTCCATCTTATTACCTccaattatgtcaatttacacttccaaattttaacacatacatcttcaattcttcatgtatgtacatttgatcttatgatatttttcataacacagcACATTTAGAAAGTGTTTCAAGCATTTTGCCATGGAAAACTTATGAGACTGATGCtttaatttattgttgtaaattttgttgttgaatacAATATCCTATTAACTTTGATATAATGTTACAGTTTAGATACATGAAATGGTAGGTATATACTaatgtaacatttacattttttcaactgagaaacaggcatgtcccatgttttataactgcaggtcaataggtaatacaaactaggaaatttttgttttattttaatttagtaAAAGCTGACTTTAGATGAATACTGCAGACCAAGATACTAGTAACAGtatattacattacatatttgtaaaggtCACTATACATAATCCTTGCATATTTCTCAATCTGCTGCATGAGCTGTCAGGAAGTTGTAGTGATAGAAATAATGGACTCTTCTGAAACTAAGtcacattgttatttttgtatcagaatgaattatgaataaaatccatttcagaagaaagggacttgatttaacatattgctttgtgttttaaatggtatggttgacataatatttactaaaaaaattggTTGGAAGATGTAAAAAAGATGGAGAGAATTTTTGGTCAAATAttggaaattaaacctactttctgAGAGAAGAATGAactaaatattttacaactagcctgggaaatagaatttttgtgtgaaattctatcaatttaaaacattgaacagaatctagaaacattttaaacatcttttattgactgtatatatatacacattgttaacattctagttattattttcatttaagttacGAGTGTATTACCCTTTTACCTTTTACTgat from Mercenaria mercenaria strain notata chromosome 11, MADL_Memer_1, whole genome shotgun sequence includes the following:
- the LOC128546551 gene encoding BTB/POZ domain-containing protein 6-like — its product is MASSTAWQTERSFEQTNWRTFQDGTLCDVTFLVGNEKKEEVKAHKFIFANRSPVFYATFCGSLAESSNTIHVPDIEPEIFRALLRFIYTEDSTINEENAMSLLYSAKKYEISRLTEKCKDYLNTQLSIDNVCVILHHAHTFDESELEQKCLKFIFANGDNVLKSDGFFSLPKEILQKIIESDNLNADELNIYDTCKRWAVEQQKQKCKKQEYPETELRKELGELVYSIRFPTMSFETFAKHVAVEDILTPEEKVSVFQSLAGVDTKTLLHRFRNTKRKRVLKLSRFDLSYTSFWNYAGAPDAINFKVSSKSRLLGVSLLAPSSTGTVEGEVSLKVGTSTLASRSDLRIEYEQSKYVEDVLFDQPYTVEPGKEYTIRTLLKGAQTYSGNNGKQKISCGAFDVCFFYNRESVNGTSVTTGQIHSLILEDSITA